The following are encoded in a window of Fusarium falciforme chromosome 11, complete sequence genomic DNA:
- a CDS encoding Chitinase, whose translation MKLGSSLQSLLLAATLGFTKAEKVVAGTDFSPCPSACDGTGTSDWAVYGSLESLSRCEKPMLFDFAVMNPLDDPETTTKFRACTSDEKTTSRLARRAESELPHDGDSLKGARGAWWSSEIRAAGKEQHVATGIEHIEEQLHRDEKAKKDTIFFSYFKGTVVGFYLGDLVDKTNAVSSLLEEISQRPQATDASRGVIQVCGGNLTTDYTVGVAISTENDLIFIQKTIKSWVEAKCVTTGDASDEENLDHLKIKLTPVKGTRSLLSRHAHSHGHSHSHLHSHYNALMSRATCTTRKVISGDSCGSLATKCGISGADFTKHNSYDKELCSKLVEGQVVCCSSGSLPDLRPKPKADGECFSYTTQKDDSCSKIAAANGLKATDLDGFNKETWGWNGCKNLLIGQTICLSKGTPPLPAPVSNAQCGPTKKGTKKPSGDKKLADLNPCPLNVCCNIWGQCGTTKDYCTKSKSETGNPGTAKPGENGCVSNCGMDIVNNGKAPSEYKKIAYFESWNQDRPCLHMDVRTITSAFTSGWTHVHFAFANITKDYKVNVEDTYGQFKNFKGLKGVKRIVAFGGWSFSVGIPTYAILREAVKPAKREAFSTEIVNFVNNNKLDGVDFDWEYPGAPDLPDIPAGGEKEPDDYLEFLKLVRKKLGKEKSLSIAAPASFWYLKQFPIGEISKIVDYIVYMTYDLHGQWDFESSWGAEGCPKGSCLRSHVNMTETMNSLAMITKAGVEARQVVVGVSSYGRSFQMSNANCKGPMCTFTGNGAKKGKCTDTSGYISNAEIETIKAEKNVNSWWDQTTDTDYMIYDMVDTVLDTEWVAYMTETTKKRRISKYKGLNFGGTSDWAIDLQQFWADTENIDDTRSNFTEGTDGTYEWCDKEYDSVEDIPDSSPGKCIPSYILGGLKKELATAITDYKEVSKGYDDKFKWYVDWVKDGIDPALDKFMQIIAGEGNKYMDCEWSSQFNEGSGSCTKVYLKVPPGMGGGLRVIKYKMVDEDGFYKALLEHTGIEKDWIEWRDYSQPDPCPCATGPLKARDAKEEVKAEAKAAAFCPCLNDATMFKNYPRRRRDTGKINVPNPKEMIDEAIPKTDELAKLLDDTYSKSKDRSLDASGDDAATAFSMPVFMLEDAIESIKTVKEIGEKQKETKTKELVMNILTIVFAVIPFVGQAASALGGAAVIARAALIVGEAGNAALSIVEIVDDPLSAPFAILGMLIGAGGIKTKGPRKAFNDAAEARRALDAGKLKLFSPAFRRKDEVVQNLLKKQTCKIG comes from the exons ATGAAGCTAGGCTCCAGTCTTCAATCGCTGCTGCTAGCGGCCACCCTCGGCTTCACCAAAGCCGAAAAGGTCGTGGCCGGCACCGACTTTTCCCCATGTCCCTCAGCTTGTGATGGTACTGGTACCAGTGACTGGGCCGTCTATGGCTCTCTTGAAAGCCTTTCACGTTGCGAGAAGCCCATGCTGTTTGACTTTGCTGTCATGAACCCTCTGGATGATCCTGAGACAACTACCAAGTTCAGAGCTTGTACTTCCGACGAGAAGACAACCTCTAGGCTTGCCCGTCGTGCCGAATCTGAGCTTCCGCATGATGGAGACTCCTTGAAGGGTGCCCGCGGTGCTTGGTGGTCTTCCGAGATTCGGGCTGCTGGCAAGGAGCAGCACGTTGCCACTGGTATCGAACATATCGAGGAACAGCTTCATCGTGatgaaaaggccaagaaagaCACCATCTTTTTCAGCTA CTTCAAGGGCACTGTTGTCGGCTTCTACCTCGGTGATCTGGTCGACAAGACTAATGCTGTGTCTTCCCTTCTGGAGGAGATCAGCCAGAGACCCCAAGCTACTGATGCATCAAGAGGCGTTATTCAGGTCTGTGGTGGTAACCTCACTACTGACTACACCGTCGGAGTTGCCATATCCACTGAGAAcgacctcatcttcatccagaAGACGATCAAGTCGTGGGTTGAAGCCAAGTGTGTCACCACTGGCGATGCCTCCGACGAGGAGAACCTTGACCATCTCAAGATCAAGTTGACACCGGTCAAGGGGACCAGGAGTCTCCTCTCTCGACACGCTCACTCCCATGGCCACTCCCACTCACACCTCCACTCTCACTACAACGCCCTGATGTCACGAGCTACTTGCACCACCCGGAAGGTCATCTCTGGAGATTCCTGTGGCTCTCTTGCCACAAAGTGTGGCATCAGCGGTGCCGACTTTACAAAGCACAACAGTTACGATAAAGAGTTGTGCTCGAAGCTTGTGGAGGGCCAAGTCGTCTGCTGTTCTTCGGGCTCTTTGCCTGATCTGAGACCAAAGCCCAAGGCAGACGGCGAATGCTTTTCTTATACTACTCAG AAAGATGACAGCTGCTCGAAGATTGCTGCTGCCAACGGTCTCAAGGCGACTGATCTTGATGGATTCAACAAGGAGACTTG GGGCTGGAACGGATGCAAGAACCTCTTGATCGGACAGACCATCTGCCTGAGCAAGGGAACACCTCCACTCCCTGCACCCGTTTCCAACGCTCAGTGTGGACCGACCAAGAAGGGAACCAAGAAGCCCTCAGGAgacaagaagctggccgacCTGAATCCGTGCCCTCTCAATGTCTGCTGCAACATCTGGGGTCAATGTG GAACTACCAAGGACTACTgcaccaagtccaagtccgaAACCGGTAACCCAGGCACAGCCAAGCCAGGCGAGAACGGATGCGTGTCCAACTGCGGCATGGACATTGTCAACAACGGCAAAGCACCCTCCGAGTACAAGAAGATCGCCTATTTTGAGTCCTGGAACCAAGATCGCCCGTGCCTTCACATGGATGTCAGGACAATCACATCCGCCTTCACGTCTGGTTGGACTCATGTTCActttgcctttgccaacatcaccaaggaCTACAAGGTCAATGTTGAGGACACATACGGACAGTTCAAGAACTTCAAAGGCCTCAAGGGCGTTAAGCGCATTGTGGCTTTTGGTGGATGGTCTTTCTCTGTCGGCATTCCCACTTATGCCATTCTACGTGAGGCTGTGAAGCCAGCCAAGCGAGAGGCTTTTTCCACTGAGATTGTCAACTttgtcaacaacaacaagcttgatggtgttgactTTGATTGGGAGTATCCAGGAGCCCCAGATCTTCCAGATATCCCAGCCGGAGGCGAGAAAGAGCCAGATGACTATCTTGAGTTCTTGAAGCTGGTCAGGAAGAAGCTGGGCAAGGAGAAGTCTCTTTCCATCGCAGCCCCAGCTTCTTTCTGGTACCTCAAGCAGTTTCCCATTGGCGAAATCTCAAAGATCGTGGACTAT ATTGTCTACATGACGTATGATCTTCACG GCCAATGGGATTTCGAGTCATCATGGGGAGCTGAGGGTTGTCCCAAGGGTAGCTGCCTTAGATCGCATG TCAACATGACGGAGACCATGAACTCACTGGCCATGATCACCAAGGCAGGCGTAGAGGCCCGACAAGTCGTGGTTGGAGTTTCTAGCTACGGACGATCGTTCCAGATGAGCAACGCCAACTGCAAGGGTCCCATGTGCACTTTTACCGGAAACGGGGCGAAGAAGGGGAAGTGCACCGACACTTCCGGCTACATCTCAAATGCCGAGATCGAAAccatcaaggctgagaaAAATGTCAACTCCTGGTGGGATCAGACCACGGACACTGACTACATGATTTATGACA TGGTTGACACGGTTCTAGACACGGAATGGGTCGCGTACATGACCGAAACAACGAAGAAGCGCAGGATCTCCAAGTACAAG GGCCTCAACTTTGGTGGTACCTCAGACTGGGCCATCGACCTTCAACAATTCTGGGCCGATACCGAGAACATCGATGACACTCGAAGCAACTTTACCGAAGGAACCGACGGAACCTACGAGTGGTGTGACAAGGAGTATGACTCGGTTGAAGACATTCCCGATTCGAGCCCTGGAAAGTGCATTCCTTCGTACATTTTGGGAGGCCTGAAGAAGGAACTTGCAACTGCCATCACCGATTACAAGGAGGTATCTAAAGGTTACGACGACAAG TTTAAGTGGTACGTTGACTGGGTCAAAGACGGCATCGACCCTGCTCTGGATAAGTTCATGCAAATTATTGCCGGTGAAGGCAACAAGTACATGGACTGCGAGTGGTCCTCCCAGTTCAACGAAGGATCCGGCTCCTGCACCAAGGTTTACCTCAAGGTCCCGCCGGGCATGGGAGGCGGTCTTCGTGTGATAAAGTACAAGATGGTCGACGAAGATGGCTTCTACAAGGCCCTTCTGGAGCACACGGGCATCGAGAAGGACTGGATCGAATGGCGCGACTACTCTCAGCCTGATCCTTGCCCCTGCGCAACAGGACCCCTCAAGGCTCGAGACGCCAAGGAGGAAGTCAAGGCGGAAGCCAAGGCGGCGGCTTTCTGCCCCTGCCTCAACGATGCTACCATGTTCAAGAACTATCCTCGTCGGAGAAGGGACACTGGCAAGATCAACGTTCCCAACCCCAAGGAGATGATCGACGAGGCCATTCCCAAGACGGATGAGCTTGCCAAGCTTTTGGACGATACGTACAGCAAGAGCAAGGACAGGAGTCTTGACGCATCTGGTGACGATGCCGCTACTGCTTTCAGTATGCCTGTCTTCATGCTGGAGGATGCTATTGAGTCTATCAAGACGGTCAAGGAGATCGGCgagaagcagaaggagaCTAAGACGAAGGAGCTGGTCATGAATATCCTGACTATCGTCTTTGCCGTCATCCCCTTTGTCGGTCAGGCAGCCTCCGCTCTCGGTGGTGCCGCGGTCATTGCGCGTGCCGCTCTCATCGTCGGTGAAGCTGGAAACGCGGCGCTCAGCATTGTTGAGATCGTCGATGATCCTCTCTCGGCGCCGTTTGCCATTCTCGGTATGCTCATCGGCGCGGGTGGTATTAAGACCAAGGGTCCTCGCAAGGCCTTCAAtgatgctgctgaggctcGACGAGCTCTTGATGCTGGCAAACTCAAGCTGTTTTCTCCCGCCTTTAGACGCAAGGACGAGGTAGTTCAGAACCTCTTGAAGAAGCAGACCTGCAAGATCGGATAG
- a CDS encoding Epimerase domain-containing protein → MFLYKASVATDNNWVIDSDILPVNTYRRSYPIKGRASTITNNIFLPVTMTNELILLTGATGFLGHRILVLALQAGYRVRCAVRSAKGIDKILATESVKKLGALTRKLSWIIVPDITAPGAYDEAVIDVQYILHVASPVGDIRTWGDSSTLSDEEIFVKPAVSGVIGMLESAPAHSPTLKRIVVTSSVVAIFPTKYFMGEAPPQDHVFDASSRLEDPTPPYPPGFAYQASKIAALNASEAWMKKHNPKFDMISCLPAWIFGTNEFATKADDLMGGSNSTLLNVLKGTESKVPVNSAVVSVHDCAQAHLLALNPSVAGDQAFIAGQLERLEDANDIARKHFPEAFTKGVFSDTCRQATTRIPQNNETAESVLGLKLQSFEDVVKEVAGQYWELSQKI, encoded by the coding sequence ATGtttctatataaagcttCCGTCGCGACGGACAATAACTGGGTGATTGATAGCGACATTCTTCCCGTCAATACCTATCGGCGCAGTTATCCCAttaagggccgggcttcaactataacgaATAACATATTCTTACCCGTCACCATGACAAACGAATTGATTCTTTTGACCGGCGCCACTGGCTTCCTTGGTCATCGTATCCTGGTCCTCGCCCTGCAAGCTGGATACCGTGTTCGCTGCGCCGTCCGTTCAGCAAAGGGCATCGACAAGATTCTCGCCACCGAAAGCGTCAAGAAGCTTGGAGCCCTCACTCGGAAGCTCTCTTGGATTATCGTACCTGATATTACGGCACCCGGAGCTTATGATGAAGCTGTTATTGATGTCCAGTATATTCTTCATGTCGCTTCACCCGTAGGCGATATTCGAACCTGGGGTGATTCATCCACGTTGTCTGACGAAGAGATTTTCGTCAAGCCCGCCGTATCTGGTGTCATCGGCATGTTGGAAAGCGCACCAGCACATAGCCCAACTTTGAAGCGCATCGTGGTTACCAGCTCTGTCGTCGCAATCTTTCCGACTAAATACTTTATGGGGGAGGCACCTCCTCAAGATCACGTGTTTGATGCCAGCTCGCGACTGGAGGATCCAACTCCTCCATACCCTCCAGGATTCGCCTATCAAGCCAGCAAAATTGCTGCTCTGAATGCATCGGAAGCCTGGATGAAGAAACACAACCCCAAATTCGATATGATCAGCTGTCTCCCGGCCTGGATCTTTGGAACGAACGAGTTTGCGACCAAGGCCGACGATTTGATGGGTGGATCTAACTCGACCTTGCTCAACGTCCTGAAGGGCACAGAGTCCAAGGTTCCCGTCAACTCGGCTGTCGTTTCTGTTCACGACTGTGCTCAGGCGCACCTATTGGCCCTTAACCCGTCCGTGGCAGGGGATCAAGCCTTCATTGCTGGCCAACTCGAGCGCCTCGAAGATGCGAATGACATCGCACGCAAGCACTTCCCAGAGGCTTTCACGAAGGGCGTCTTCTCCGACACGTGTCGGCAAGCAACTACTCGCATTCCCCAGAATAATGAGACGGCAGAAAGTGTGCTGGGCTTGAAACTGCAAAGCTTTGAAGATGTGGTGAAAGAGGTCGCTGGTCAATATTGGGAATTGTCCCAAAAGATTTAG
- a CDS encoding DUF2263 domain-containing protein, with translation MGRTEPSIGRPPAAFRKDARAKKAKATLNQTIPQLLSAHPRARRGIEAAELIVNPSPGDRKAEIKKSNGQAESDPPGPRLCLQVADTLTTARSLLARDTPSGVTLDLGNKNARVAILNMASPLSPGGGFLNGAGSQEESLCMRTTLLPSLKDEYYRLPEVGAIFTPDVLVFRDEEAEDVLEKNDRFFVNCITAAMLRGPEIDVNELGRGSYTHEKDRELVLQKMKMVMRICQAKGVKRLVAGAWGCGAYGNPVLEIARAWRKVLLPPRKNSKSKQKGTRETWDGVDEVVFAIKDAGMAEAFAEAFGEGLMRDESPDANEDEEDEEVDPEEVKRQELQVKIRELEQRIEAAANPRVKEGLTSILEGLRKQLPEDTGSDGGELDPSSEEDPDTDVER, from the coding sequence ATGGGTCGAACTGAACCTTCTATCGGCCGACCCCCAGCGGCCTTTCGCAAGGATGCAcgcgccaagaaggccaaagCCACTCTCAATCAAACGATTCCCCAGCTCCTGTCGGCACATCCTCGAGCCCGACGAGGCATCGAGGCGGCGGAGTTGATCGTCAATCCGTCTCCCGGGGACCGCAAAGCCGAGATCAAAAAGTCAAACGGCCAAGCCGAATCTGATCCACCGGGGCCCCGGCTTTGCCTCCAAGTGGCCGACACCCTCACGACAGCTCGTTCTCTCCTGGCGCGTGATACACCTTCAGGAGTTacccttgatcttggcaacAAGAATGCAAGAGTTGCTATTTTGAACATGGCCTCCCCTTTGTCTCCTGGTGGTGGGTTCCTAAATGGTGCTGGTAGTCAGGAGGAATCTCTCTGTATGAGAACTACGCTGCTGCCCTCATTAAAGGACGAATACTACCGACTCCCAGAAGTTGGTGCAATCTTCACACCAGATGTGTTGGTTTTCCGCGACGAAGAAGCAGAGGATGTGCTTGAGAAGAACGATCGTTTCTTTGTCAACTGCATTACGGCTGCCATGCTCCGAGGTCCAGAGATAGACGTCAACGAGCTGGGGAGAGGAAGTTACACGCACGAGAAGGATCGCGAGCTGGTTCTTCAGAAGATGAAAATGGTGATGCGGATTTGCCAGGCCAAAGGCGTCAAGAGACTGGTGGCGGGTGCTTGGGGTTGCGGCGCATACGGTAATCCCGTTCTTGAGATAGCTCGAGCATGGCGGAAGGTCCTGTTGCCACCAAGAAAGAACAGCAAGAGCAAGCAGAAAGGAACCAGGGAGACATGGGACGGAGTGGATGAAGTCGTGTTTGCCATCAAGGATGCAGGCATGGCTGAAGCCTTTGCCGAAGCCTTTGGGGAAGGACTCATGCGAGATGAAAGTCCTGATGCtaatgaggacgaggaggatgaggaggttgatCCCGAAGAGGTTAAACGCCAAGAGCTGCAGGTCAAGATCCGGGAACTGGAGCAACGCATTGAAGCAGCGGCAAACCCTCGAGTTAAGGAAGGACTGACGTCTATTCTCGAGGGGTTGAGGAAGCAATTGCCCGAAGACACTGGATCAGATGGAGGCGAACTGGATCCATCGAGTGAAGAGGATCCGGATACAGATGTGGAGAGGTAG
- a CDS encoding MFS domain-containing protein, with product MALWKHNFRGQKLVLAITLASCQAFLLLGFDQGVMAGLIGVDNRFGRDFNNPDADMQGNITALYDIGCVVGSILCYFIGERFGRRTMLITGGSIMIVGTAILASSYTVAQLIVGRIVTGIGNGMNSSTAPVYQSECSPAAIRGALLTLQGSVTILGVVISYWMDYGTSFTESSLQWRFPLAFQAVFAIFLVLQVIGLPETPRWLVQHEQYEEARRTIAAIADKPDDDADVNRTLLDIRSGLEEEQKDGPFSIKELFSWGEVQNFRRLLITISIQLGQQFSGSNMINYYAPVIFQDSMGLSRNISLIVAGCAQITYLIGSCIPVFLMDRYGRRTLLMVCSAGLCFCFVMVTILLSLGSTGPAYGATAFIFLFQIFYGIGWLPVPWFYPTEINTTRVRARMQAVASGWNWMAVFAVVKITPIAFANIGWKTFIIFAVLNACFLPMVYCFYPETKGIELEDIPLLFVKGGVTGGVLSSKGGRTVMPHQHAQEMQLDAKVGGVREEVEDVQA from the exons ATGGCACTGTGGAAACACAACTTTCGAGGCCAGAAACTCGTTCTGGCAATCACTCTGGCATCATGCCAAGCCTTCCTTTTGCTTGGATTTGACCAAGGGGTTATGGCTGGGCTAATCGGAGTTGATAATCGGTTTGGAAGAGACTTCAATAACCCCGATGCTGATATGCAGGGCAATATCACGGCCTTGTATGACATTGGCTGTGTGGTTGGGTCCATCCTATGCTACTTTATCGGCGAGAGATTTGGTCGCAGAACCATGTTGATCACCGGTGGTAGCATCATGATTGTCGGCACTGCAATCTTAGCTTCTTCTTACACAGTCGCACAGCTCATTGTCGGTCGCATCGTCACTGGTATTGGGAACGGAATGAACTCTTCGACCGCTCCTGTTTACCAGAGCGAATGTTCACCGGCTGCCATTCGAGGTGCGCTATTGACCCTCCAGGGGTCAGTGACCATTCTTGGTGTGGTCATTTCCTACTG GATGGACTATGGAACTAGCTTCACCGAATCCTCTCTTCAATGGAGATTTCCTCTAGCCTTCCAAGCAGTGTTTGCCATATTTCTCGTCTTGCAAGTCATTGGTCTCCCTGAAACGCCCCGTTGGCTCGTCCAACATGAACAATACGAAGAGGCTCGCCGCACCATAGCTGCGATCGCTGATAAGCCCGATGACGATGCAGATGTCAACCGTACCTTGCTCGATATCCGCAGTGgtcttgaagaagagcaaaAGGACGGCCCATTTAGCATTAAAGAGCTCTTTTCTTGGGGCGAAGTCCAGAACTTCCGACGACTGCTCATTACCATCTCGATTCAGCTCGGACAGCAGTTCTCGGGCAGCAACATGATCAACTATTACGCACCTGTCATCTTCCAAGACAGCATGGGCCTCAGTCGCAACATCTCGTTGATTGTCGCTGGATGTGCGCAAATCACCTATCTCATCGGCAGCTGCATCCCCGTCTTCCTGATGGATCGGTACGGTCGACGGACGCTCCTCATGGTTTGTTCAGCCGGGCTGTGTTTCTGTTTCGTCATGGTTACGATCCTGCTCTCCCTTGGTTCGACGGGTCCTGCATATGGTGCCACAGCCTTCATCTTTCTCTTCCAGATCTTTTATGGGATCGGATGGCTCCCTGTGCCTTGGTTTTATCCTACCGAGATCAACACTACTCGGGTTAGAGCTCGGATGCAAGCTGTAGCTTCGGGCTGGAACTGGATGGCAGTTTTTGCTGTTGTCAAGATCACACCGATCGCGTTTG CAAACATTGGGTGGAAAACGTTCATAATCTTTGCAGTCCTCAATGCTTGCTTCCTTCCAATGGTGTACTGTTTCTACCCTGAGACGAAGGGCATTGAACTGGAAGACATCCCGCTGCTGTTTGTTAAGGGTGGCGTCACGGGAGGTGTTTTGTCTTCCAAGGGCGGACGTACTGTCATGCCGCATCAGCATGCACAGGAAATGCAGCTTGACGCCAAGGTTGGTGGGGTTCGcgaagaggttgaggatgTACAGGCGTAG
- a CDS encoding NACHT domain-containing protein, with protein MDPVSAIGLASAIITFIEFGSKLLKGAKEIRDSPNDSLEKNESREVIAEAMKEVAAKLKTPEPAQISPEQQKLCDLAVKCNDLSQRILELLNKIKPKNKKPLHVYRAAFQAWRKEDDIKVLEKSLSDCRSQLALSLSHLASKNSAESSDRIFAMVQEDSLKLEQLQTHMKQLRKGLEAQVLGDEALEQLRLVLGIHDKALSAIYQDRILRSLEFEDMHRRDDRVQVPYQNTFKWILEDDEEIMSDDTSSQPSEPSLSSESLLSSDSSLSDEGLYGPFRDDRKRQSRDMFLKWLSSGSGIFHISGKLGSGKSTLMRYLSTHTRTRIEIEEWAGDKTLVLASFFFWKPGSELQKSLEGFFRSLLCDILTACPDLIRDTLPEYWCLAEQAPWQIQTRFNIPSSTVNSALHKVISNERLYQGHRFCFFIDGLDEYEGTDGQDPTHLVTLLKNWIKDSHGCLKLCVSSREHNVFMNALSNDQRFRLHELTMSDMQEYVAGHLKDMQSDTLSVHLRFDLITSIPEKADGIFLWTILVVRTIRRKIEDGEPERRLIKLLDSLPQGLSSILQRILEDLDADNRRRLYQTIAVLRVAKAHSLWFSLLAFSFLDDYEQDAEFSIKGHIPTDKAEGTTRRRLRGACGGLVEDEGPVDWPFREEMGWARLDYTHRSVPDMFGEGALKHEMDVFLEGFDAMKAILNLEFAAVQFIGDRIKTRSSCIGLARMLLLNEIEDAPYPLLERIASWSDSDIQQLKPGHHLVIKNSPFRTVSLGYLTPSELVPEPRITLLCYSTLCLAGFLGCFSYVKWKIEQAPKAMSSSLETAMLAHIVLHKSRTNLWTEDFFFESGIFTDLTAIGFVAVGRDYGQVKAGDLTIWQRFLSSEFLDWAFTEFSRAVRGSDRSGRIIQRFLEHGASHYFCIEGERNESDGRLNITFSFEATKVILRPPEYMDAPSESPWFSEMLGQSRVASRYTFRDWIRASKYPNRNRILELLGDDGKGAGGTGDDEVQDA; from the exons ATGGATCCAGTCTCGGCCATAGGACTCGCgtccgccatcatcaccttcaTCGAGTTCGGCTCGAAGCTCTTGAAAGGCGCTAAAGAGATCCGTGACTCTCCCAATGACAGCCTCGAGAAGAATGAGTCGAGGGAAGTCATCGCCGAAGCGATGAAAGAAGTCGCAGCCAAATTAAAGACGCCGGAGCCAGCACAAATATCGCCGGAGCAGCAAAAGCTGTGTGATCTCGCTGTTAAATGCAACGATCTCTCACAGCGCATCCTCGAGCTTTTGAACAAGATCAAGCCCAAGAATAAGAAGCCACTTCATGTGTATCGTGCGGCATTCCAAGCTTGGCGCAAGGAGGATGACATCAAGGTGCTGGAGAAAAGTCTGAGCGATTGTCGTAGCCAGCTTGCGTTGAGTCTCAGCCATCTAGCCAG CAAAAATTCGGCAGAGAGCTCAGACAGAATTTTCGCCATGGTTCAAGAAGACTCGCTCAAGCTCGAACAACTTCAGACTCACATGAAGCAACTGAGGAAGGGCTTGGAGGCCCAGGTTCTCGGGGACGAAGCCCTTGAGCAGCTGCGTCTCGTGCTTGGCATACACGACAAAGCCCTAAGTGCCATATACCAAGACCGGATCCTGCGCAGTCTTGAGTTTGAGGACATGCATCGCAGAGACGACAGGGTTCAAGTTCCATACCAGAACACTTTCAAGTGGATTctggaggatgacgaagagATCATGTCTGACGATACTTCTTCGCAACCATCTGAACCTTCACTTTCATCTGAATCTTTGCTATCATCTGATTCTTCGCTATCAGATGAAGGCTTATATGGCCCCTTTCGAGATGATAGGAAACGCCAGTCGAGAGATATGTTCCTGAAATGGCTCTCTTCAGGGTCTGGCATCTTCCATATTAGTGGAAAGTTGGGATCGGGCAAAAGCACGCTGATGAGGTACCTTTCCACACATACCCGCACTCGGATCGAAATTGAGGAATGGGCCG GAGATAAAACTCTGGTTCtagccagcttcttcttctggaagcCAGGTTCGGAGCTGCAAAAGTCCCTGGAAGGCTTTTTCCGATCACTGCTGTGTGACATCTTGACGGCTTGCCCGGATTTGATCCGAGATACACTACCAGAGTATTGGTGCCTTGCGGAACAAGCCCCATGGCAGATTCAAACCAGATTCAACATTCCCTCTTCCACCGTCAATTCTGCACTACACAAGGTCATTTCAAACGAGCGTCTATACCAAGGTCAccgcttctgcttcttcattGACGGCCTCGATGAGTATGAGGGGACCGACGGACAAGACCCTACGCACCTAGTGACGCTGTTGAAGAACTGGATCAAGGACTCTCACGGATGTCTAAAGTTGTGTGTATCGAGCAGGGAGCACAATGTCTTTATGAACGCTCTCTCCAACGATCAGCGTTTCAGACTCCACGAGTTGACCATGTCCGATATGCAGGAATATGTTGCAGGTCACCTCAAAGACATGCAGAGCGACACACTCAGTGTGCATCTGAGGTTTGATTTGATCACCTCTATACCAGAAAAGGCTGATGGCATCTTCCTCTGGACCATCCTCGTCGTGAGGACCATCCGTCGCAAGATCGAGGACGGAGAGCCCGAGAGACGTCTGATCAAGCTCCTGGACAGTCTTCCGCAAGGGCTGAGTAGCATCCTTCAGCGCATTCTGGAAGATCTTGATGCAGACAACCGGAGAAGGTTGTATCAGACCATAGCCGTGCTCCGTGTGGCAAAAGCCCACTCGTTATGGTTCTCATTGCTTGCCTTCTCATTCCTGGACGACTACGAACAAGACGCCGAGTTCTCCATAAAAGGCCACATCCCGACAGACAAGGCTGAAGGAACTACCCGGCGGCGGCTTCGCGGTGCATGTGGAGGATtggttgaggatgaagggCCCGTAGATTGGCCGTTTAGAGAAGAGATGGGTTGGGCGAGGCTCGATTACACACACCGATCTGTTCCAGACATGTTTGGCGAGGGAGCTCTCAAACATGAAATGGATGTTTTTCTCGAGGGATTCGATGCCATGAAAGCCATCTTAAACCTCGAATTTGCGGCAGTTCAGTTCATCGGAGACCGCATCAAGACCCGGAGCTCCTGCATTGGCTTGGCGAGAATGCTTCTCTTAAACGAGATCGAGGATGCACCATATCCTCTCCTGGAGCGTATCGCGTCTTGGTCAGACAGCGATATTCAACAGCTGAAGCCTGGCCATCATCTGGTTATAAAAAACTCCCCTTTTAGGACTGTTTCTCTTGGCTATCTCACTCCAAGCGAGTTGGTCCCTGAGCCTCGTATAACGCTCTTATGTTATAGTACGCTCTGCTTGGCTGGATTCCTTGGGTGTTTCAGTTACGTCAAATGGAAGATTGAGCAGGCTCCGAAGGCGATGAGCAGTTCTCTCGAGACGGCTATGCTTGCTCACATTGTCCTACACAAGTCCCGAACGAATCTCTGGACTGAGGACTTTTTCTTTGAAAGCGGAATATTCACTGACTTGACAGCTATCGGATTTGTTGCCGTAGGCCGAGATTATGGCCAGGTCAAGGCTGGAGATCTGACGATATGGCAACGATTCCTTTCATCTGAGTTCCTGGATTGGGCCTTCACTGAGTTTTCCAGGGCAGTCAGAGGCTCAGACAGGTCTGGCCGAATAATCCAAAGATTCCTAGAGCACGGGGCTTCTCATTATTTTTGTATCGAGGGGGAACGCAATGAGTCGGACGGAAGACTCAACATTACCTTTAGCTTCGAGGCCACTAAGGTGATCCTGAGACCGCCAGAATATATGGACGCTCCCTCCGAATCACCGTGGTTCTCGGAAATGTTGGGTCAGAGTCGGGTTGCAAGCAGATACACGTTTCGGGATTGGATCCGAGCAAGCAAGTACCCGAACAGGAATCGTATTTTGGAGTtacttggtgatgatgggaaAGGAGCGGGCGGGACTGGCGACGATGAGGTGCAAGATGCATAG